A section of the Deinococcus aerolatus genome encodes:
- a CDS encoding histidine kinase N-terminal 7TM domain-containing diguanylate cyclase has product MTEALATGYAAWLYVTGLAALGIAHFVWRRRGAPGAGPLAFLLLALAQWSLTYALHWDSPSPRLQQFWLDATFFGVVSAPVCVWLFTRAFTQPNRPMHAGAWVTLLAVPVATWGLLLAGDPGGVLFGQLGTLEAHTRLQGGPGFTVVVVHGYGLMLLSALRLALFFRSATDPYRRQAGILLAGLGLPWIVNLVSVLGLSPFPELDLTPMLFLITALVFLWGLLGFQLFDLVPIARHQVIEQMGEGVVVLDRAGRLVDLNPVARQLADPALPTPLGHPAERVFEQWGVAAASLGALTGGREAASAELTLGEQHLEVRVTPLRDARRQVQGHIVVWRDVTAQREAEAELRLAHEQLQLRMAEIEHLQHALREQSIRDPLTGLYNRRYLQEALLSAQDSPFSVVLFDLDHFKAVNDLAGHAGGDAVLRQVAACLQASRQPGETICRYGGEEFIVVLPGLDSAAAVRRAEQWRTEIGAQQVTHGAHLLRVSISLGVASFPQHGPDLDSVLLAADQALYQAKTQGRDRWVLAAPVV; this is encoded by the coding sequence ATGACCGAGGCCCTGGCCACCGGATACGCCGCGTGGTTGTACGTCACCGGGCTCGCGGCCCTGGGTATCGCCCACTTCGTCTGGCGACGCCGAGGTGCGCCGGGCGCTGGTCCCCTCGCCTTCCTGCTGCTGGCCCTCGCGCAATGGAGCCTGACCTACGCACTGCACTGGGACAGCCCTTCGCCCCGACTGCAACAGTTCTGGCTGGACGCCACGTTCTTCGGCGTGGTGAGTGCGCCGGTGTGCGTGTGGCTGTTCACCCGCGCCTTTACCCAACCGAACCGGCCCATGCACGCGGGAGCCTGGGTCACCCTGCTCGCCGTCCCCGTCGCGACCTGGGGCCTGCTGCTGGCCGGCGATCCAGGCGGGGTCCTGTTCGGGCAGCTGGGAACGCTGGAAGCCCATACCAGGCTTCAGGGCGGTCCCGGGTTCACGGTGGTGGTGGTGCACGGTTACGGCTTGATGCTGCTCAGTGCGCTGCGGCTGGCGCTGTTCTTCCGGAGCGCAACGGACCCGTACCGCCGTCAGGCTGGGATCCTCCTGGCGGGCCTGGGGCTGCCCTGGATCGTGAACCTGGTCAGCGTCCTGGGCTTGAGCCCCTTTCCCGAACTGGACCTGACCCCCATGCTGTTTCTGATCACCGCCCTGGTATTCCTGTGGGGCCTGCTGGGATTCCAGCTGTTCGATCTCGTGCCGATCGCAAGGCATCAAGTGATCGAGCAGATGGGGGAGGGCGTGGTCGTCCTCGACCGGGCGGGGCGACTGGTGGATCTCAACCCGGTGGCCAGGCAACTCGCCGACCCAGCGCTGCCGACCCCACTCGGCCACCCAGCCGAACGGGTGTTTGAGCAGTGGGGTGTGGCCGCGGCGTCCCTGGGCGCCCTGACCGGAGGCCGCGAGGCCGCGTCGGCTGAACTGACGCTGGGCGAACAGCATCTGGAGGTGCGGGTCACCCCCCTGCGGGACGCCCGGAGACAGGTTCAGGGGCATATTGTGGTCTGGCGAGACGTCACGGCTCAACGCGAGGCCGAGGCCGAACTGCGGCTCGCCCACGAGCAGCTTCAGCTGCGGATGGCCGAAATTGAGCACTTGCAGCACGCACTGCGCGAGCAGAGCATTCGTGACCCGCTGACTGGCCTGTACAACCGCCGGTACCTGCAAGAAGCCCTGCTGAGTGCCCAGGACAGCCCGTTCAGCGTCGTGCTGTTCGACCTCGACCACTTCAAAGCCGTCAATGACCTGGCCGGTCATGCTGGAGGTGACGCGGTCCTGCGCCAGGTGGCCGCGTGTCTCCAGGCCTCGCGGCAGCCCGGCGAGACGATCTGTCGCTACGGCGGAGAGGAGTTCATCGTTGTGTTGCCTGGTCTGGACAGCGCTGCTGCCGTCCGCCGGGCAGAACAGTGGCGCACGGAGATTGGGGCGCAGCAGGTGACGCATGGGGCGCATCTCCTGCGCGTGTCCATCTCGCTGGGGGTCGCCAGTTTTCCACAGCACGGCCCTGACCTCGACAGCGTGCTCTTGGCCGCTGATCAGGCGCTGTACCAGGCCAAGACCCAGGGGCGTGACCGCTGGGTCTTGGCCGCGCCCGTGGTCTGA
- a CDS encoding ISL3 family transposase, with product MENEALSALFLAQIPGFRLDGVQGEERVAVVATSIQPTSACKECGTCSARIHSRYRRHLSDLPACGAAVSLELSVRRFMCEELSCRQQIFCERFAVGLSPYVRRSGRAIATIQHVSVVLGGNAGAALLTRMQCVVSASTVLRAARLLPPVVRPVPEVIGVDDFAFRRGHVYGTVIVNLETRTPIDLLPDRSAGTLATWLKQHPHIKVVSRDCSLEYEKGICEGAPTAQQVLDRWHVLKNGREALERQLGRDRTAILEICQDQVPVPPPPRTQSEQLRRTERQQERQKVFGQIHDLSKGGRSQRAISRTLHLSRGRIRGVLTAKTQAPTGRRQRLAGILEPFLFHLQHRFAEGERNAGQLLRELRQQGFPGSRKRVAQWMQMRRTVPAKTTPGPYVVSAVKSGAIPPSAQTAIGMTDRPWTFQRLIWVMLRDQTKLGADDQRVLAAIKARSEVVTKAHDLTQAFTLLMRERGLHELEPWFQSAKSSGLPDFVTFARGLERDAAALKAALRLPWSNGPVEDMVNNIKLIKRQAYGRSSFQLLRQRVLMAV from the coding sequence ATGGAAAACGAAGCACTGTCTGCCCTCTTCTTGGCACAGATTCCTGGGTTTCGACTGGACGGCGTGCAGGGCGAAGAAAGAGTCGCCGTTGTGGCCACCAGCATCCAGCCGACTTCAGCTTGCAAGGAGTGTGGCACTTGCAGTGCTCGAATTCACAGCCGCTATCGGCGTCATTTGAGTGATCTCCCCGCCTGTGGGGCTGCCGTCAGCCTGGAATTATCCGTTCGCCGTTTCATGTGTGAGGAGCTGTCGTGCCGTCAGCAGATCTTTTGCGAGAGATTTGCCGTTGGGCTGTCCCCTTACGTTCGTCGGAGTGGGCGGGCGATTGCAACCATTCAGCATGTCTCGGTCGTGCTCGGTGGCAATGCGGGTGCCGCACTGCTCACCCGGATGCAATGCGTGGTCAGTGCGTCCACCGTGCTGCGTGCAGCACGGCTGCTCCCGCCAGTGGTGCGGCCCGTCCCTGAGGTCATTGGTGTCGATGATTTCGCGTTCCGGCGTGGCCACGTGTATGGCACGGTCATCGTCAATCTCGAAACACGGACGCCAATCGACCTGCTGCCAGACCGGAGTGCGGGCACGCTGGCCACATGGCTCAAGCAGCACCCACACATCAAAGTCGTCAGTCGAGACTGTTCCTTGGAATACGAAAAGGGAATCTGCGAGGGTGCACCGACGGCTCAGCAGGTTCTGGATCGTTGGCACGTCCTGAAAAACGGTCGAGAAGCGCTGGAACGTCAGTTGGGCCGCGACCGCACGGCCATTCTCGAGATCTGCCAGGATCAGGTTCCGGTGCCGCCACCCCCACGCACCCAGAGTGAACAGCTGCGCCGCACAGAACGTCAGCAGGAGCGTCAGAAGGTGTTTGGTCAGATTCACGACCTTTCCAAAGGGGGCCGCAGTCAACGCGCCATCAGCCGAACGCTTCATTTGAGCCGAGGACGCATTCGGGGCGTGCTGACAGCCAAAACGCAAGCACCGACCGGGCGTCGGCAGCGCCTCGCCGGGATCTTGGAGCCCTTCTTGTTTCATCTTCAACACCGCTTTGCAGAAGGTGAACGTAACGCCGGGCAACTCCTGCGGGAGTTGCGCCAGCAAGGATTTCCTGGCTCTCGCAAACGGGTCGCGCAATGGATGCAAATGCGCCGCACCGTGCCTGCCAAGACCACACCCGGCCCCTATGTGGTGTCAGCAGTAAAAAGCGGGGCGATCCCGCCGTCAGCCCAGACCGCGATCGGTATGACCGATCGTCCGTGGACGTTCCAGCGATTGATCTGGGTCATGCTCCGTGATCAGACCAAGCTGGGTGCCGACGACCAGCGGGTGCTCGCGGCCATCAAAGCTCGATCTGAGGTCGTGACCAAGGCTCACGACCTCACCCAGGCCTTCACGCTGTTGATGCGTGAACGAGGGCTCCACGAACTCGAACCCTGGTTCCAGTCCGCGAAGTCGTCAGGATTGCCAGACTTCGTGACCTTTGCCAGAGGTCTCGAACGCGATGCTGCCGCACTCAAGGCGGCTCTCCGATTGCCCTGGTCGAACGGCCCGGTTGAGGACATGGTCAATAACATCAAACTGATCAAACGACAGGCGTACGGCCGGTCCTCGTTTCAACTTCTCCGACAGCGCGTGTTGATGGCTGTGTGA
- a CDS encoding ABC transporter permease, giving the protein MTGVANPATARRGRSFLSRMLSHRTLVVGLALLSVVLLAALAGQVFPPSDPNAMNFAATFESPSSAHLLGTDNFGRDVFSRILAGAWISVRVALIAVSLAAVAGISLGTLAGFYRGWVDEVLMRLMDILMAFPALLLAIAVMAILGRGVENAMIAIAIVYTPIFARITRGSILTVREEEYLTAARALGQSDAMMMVRHVLPNALGPIIVQTSLSLAFAVLAESALSFFGLGTQPPESSWGLMLSEGRSFLLQAPWLGLFPGLAIMITVLGFNLVGDGLRDLLDPRMRQMLR; this is encoded by the coding sequence ATGACTGGTGTTGCTAACCCGGCCACCGCCCGTCGGGGACGTTCATTCCTGAGCCGGATGCTGTCTCACCGAACCCTGGTGGTGGGGCTGGCACTGCTCTCTGTGGTCCTGCTGGCCGCACTGGCCGGACAGGTGTTCCCCCCCAGCGATCCCAACGCCATGAACTTTGCCGCCACCTTCGAATCGCCCAGTTCGGCGCACCTGCTGGGAACCGACAACTTCGGGCGCGACGTCTTCTCCCGAATTTTGGCGGGTGCCTGGATTTCGGTGCGCGTGGCCCTGATCGCCGTCAGTCTGGCTGCCGTGGCAGGGATTAGCCTGGGAACACTGGCGGGTTTTTACCGGGGCTGGGTGGATGAGGTGTTAATGCGCCTGATGGACATCCTGATGGCCTTTCCGGCGTTGCTGCTTGCTATCGCTGTCATGGCGATTCTGGGACGTGGCGTCGAGAACGCCATGATTGCCATCGCCATCGTGTACACACCGATTTTTGCCCGCATCACGCGCGGCAGCATCTTGACTGTGCGGGAGGAAGAGTACCTGACCGCCGCCCGCGCCCTGGGACAGAGCGACGCCATGATGATGGTGCGTCACGTTCTGCCCAATGCGCTGGGGCCGATCATCGTACAGACTTCGCTTAGCCTGGCTTTCGCAGTGCTGGCCGAATCCGCCCTGAGCTTTTTCGGGCTTGGCACCCAGCCGCCCGAGTCCAGTTGGGGCCTGATGCTCTCAGAAGGCCGTTCATTCCTGCTGCAAGCGCCGTGGCTGGGTCTGTTCCCTGGTCTGGCCATCATGATCACCGTTCTGGGTTTTAACCTTGTGGGCGACGGCCTACGTGATCTCCTGGACCCCCGGATGCGCCAGATGCTGCGGTAG